The nucleotide sequence CACGAAGAGAACAACCACGACCTGATGGCCGTCAACGATCTGCGGGCCTATGGCGAGGATCCCGAGCGCGTTCTGGCGGAGCCTCCGATGGCTGGGGCGTGGGGCATCATCTCGCAGGGCTACTACCTGGCCACATATGGCAACCCCTTGGGGATACTCGGTGTCGCCAGCGTCACCGAGGCGGTAGGTGCGACCCTCACCGGAACCGTGGCGCGGGCACTGGTCGAACAGTATGGCTTTGAACCGAAACAGACGACGTTTCTGCGGGCTCATTCGGGATTCGATGTCAAACACCTCGAAGATGTGAAGAAGGCGGTGAACAACCTGGTCCGAGATTCCGACTTCGACTCAATCGTTCAAGGCCGTCGTATGACCATTCATTTCTACTCGCAGATGTTCGACGACATCCTGGAGGCGTCGACGGTCTAGCCGCTGTGCCGGTGATCGCGGCCTGACAGGGCATCGATAACGCCCCCCACCGCCCGCGAGCGCGATCGGGCATTGATGGTTGCCTGCGGGTCTCCCGGCGCAGGCGGACGCAGCCGTTAGACTTTCCTGCGATGTCCACCCTGACCTGCTTCACAACGCATCGCGACCGGGCATGAACGACCAGCCAGACAGCGGTGTCTCGGTCGGCTTGACCGGTAGGCCACCGCGGGCTATCCCAGACCCCAAGCCGCTGAACTCACACGGGCCCGCCAAGGTCGTTGCGATGTGCAACCAGAAGGGCGGGGTGGGCAAGACCACGTCGACCATCAACCTGGGCGCTGCGCTGGCCGAGTACGACCGCCGAGTGCTGCTGGTGGACATGGATCCCCAGGGCGCGCTGTCGGCAGGCCTGGGAGTGGCTCACTACGAGCTGGAAAAGACCATCCACAACGTGCTGGTGGAGCCCCGGGTGTCGGTCGATGACGTGCTGATCCATACCCGGGTGAAGAACCTGGACCTGGTGCCCAGCAACATCGACCTGTCGGCCGCCGAGATTCAGCTGGTCAACGAGGTGGGCCGAGAACAGACGCTGGGGCGGGCGCTCTACCCGGTGCTGGATCGCTACGACTATGTGCTGATCGACTGCCAGCCGTCCCTGGGGCTGCTTACCGTCAATGGGCTGGCCTGCGCCGACGGTGTCGTCATCCCGACCGAATGCGAGTACTTCTCGCTGCGTGGTCTGGCGCTGCTGACCGACACCGTGGAGAAGGTGCGCGACCGGCTGAACCCCAGGCTGGACATCAGCGGCATCCTGCTCACCCGCTATGACCCGCGCACGGTCAACTCCCGGGAGGTCATGGCCCGCGTCGTCGAACGATTCGGTGACCTAGTGTTCGATACCGTGATCACCCGCACGGTTCGTTTCCCGGAGACCAGCGTCGCCGGCGAACCCATCACTACGTGGGCCCCGAAGTCCACGGGCGCCTTGGCCTATCGCGCGTTGGCCCGCGAATTCATCGACCGATTCGGCGTGTGAACGGCACCGAGAGCTCAGCGGCGGAACCTCAGAACCGCTACCCGGACGGTTTCCGAGTACGGCTGACCAACTTTGAGGGGCCGTTCGACCTGCTGCTGCAGCTGATCTTCGCGCACCGACTCGACGTCACCGAGGTGGCGTTGCACCAGGTCACCGACGACTTCATCGCCTACACCAAAGCCATCGGTGCCCAGCTGGACCTGGAGGAGACCACCGCGTTCTTGGTGGTGGCCGCGACCTTGCTGGACCTCAAGGCGGCGCGGCTACTGCCGGCCGGCCGGATGGACGATGAAGAGGACCTCGCCCTGCTCGAGGTTCGTGACCTGCTCTTTGCCCGGTTGCTGCAGTACCGCGCGTTCAAGCACGTCGCCGAGATGTTCGCCGAGCTGGAGGCCACGGCGCTGCGCAGCTACCCGCGCGGTGTGTCGCTCGAGGATCGCTACGCCACGCTGCTTCCCGAGGTGATGCTCGGCGTTGACGCCGAGCGCTTCGCCCAGATCGCCGCGGTCGCGCTGACTCCGCGGCCGGTGCCCACGGTGGCCATCGGGCACCTGCATGAACAGACGGTGTCGGTTCCCGAGCAGGCCAAGCACCTGCTGACCATGCTGGAGTCGCGCGGCACCGGCCAGTGGGCATCGTTTTCGGAGCTGGTGGCCGACTGCACGGCGCCAATGGAGATCGTCGGCCGCTTCCTGGCGCTGCTCGAACTGTATCGGAGCAGGGCGGTAGCATTCGACCAGTCAGAGCCCCTTGGCGTGCTCCAGGTTTCGTGGACCGGGGAACGGCCGACCAGCGAAGCCTTGGTAGAAGTGCGAGATCAATAATGACCGAACAAGTACCCGATCCCGAGCTGGGCTCGGAACTGTCCTCGGGCATTCCGGACATCGCCGAGCCCGCGGAGATGGACCCCGAAGAACTCGGCTCGGTGCTGGAGGCGCTGCTGCTGGTGATCGACACCCCAGTGACCGCCGAGACGCTGGCGACGGTGATCGACCAACCGGTCTACCGGGTGGTGGCCAAGCTGCGGCTGATGGCCGACGAACTCATCGAACGCGACAGCGGCATCGACCTGCGGCACAACAGCGAGGGCTGGCGGTTGTACACCCGCTCCCGATTCGCGCCCTATGTGGAGAAGCTGTTGCTCGATGGCGCCCGAACCAAGCTGACCAGGGCGGCTTTGGAGACGCTGGCGGTGGTGGCCTACCGTCAGCCGGTCACGCGGGCGCGGGTGAGCGCGGTGCGCGGGGTCAACGTGGACGCCGTGATGCGAACCCTGCTGGCGCGCGGCCTGATCACCGAGGTGGGCAACGATGAGGACAGCGGTGCGGTGACGTTTGCGACCACCGAGTTGTTCCTGGAGCGGTTGGGGTTGACGTCGCTGACCGAACTGCCCGATATCGCGCCGCTGCTGCCCGACATCGACAGCATCGAGGACCTGAGCGCCTCGCTGGACACCGACCCGCGATTCATGAAACTCGCCGGCGGCCAGCCCTCCGATCAGTCGGTGACTTTCGATGTGGACCGAGACTGATGACGGACACTGAGGATTTCGAACAGGAACGCGGCATCCGCCTGCAAAAGGTGTTGTCCCAGGCGGGGATTGCCTCGCGGCGGGCCGCGGAGAAGCTGATCATCGATGGGCGCGTCGAGGTGGATGGCCAGGTGGTCACCGAACTGGGGACCCGGGTCGACCCGGACACCTCGCTGATCCGGGTCGATGGAGTCCGGGTCATTCTCGATGATTCGCTGGTGTACCTGGCCCTCAACAAGCCGCGCGGCATGCACTCGACCATGTCCGACGACCGCGGCCGGCCGTGTATCGGTGACCTGATCGAGCGCAAGGTCCGGGGCAACAAGAACCTCTTTCACGTCGGGCGGTTGGACGCCGACACCGAGGGGCTGATCCTGCTGACCAACGACGGTGAGCTGGCGCACCGGCTGATGCATCCCTCCCACGAGGTGCCCAAGACGTATCTGGCCACCGTGGCCGGGACGGTACCGCGGGGTCTGGGTAAAAAACTCAGGGCGGGAATCGAATTGGAGGACGGACCGGTCCGCGTCGACGGGTTCGCCGTGGTGGATGCGATACCCGGCAAGACATTGGTGCGGGTGACGCTGCACGAGGGCCGGAATCGAATCGTGCGCCGGATGCTGGCCGCGGTGGGATTTCCGGTGCAGGCGCTGGTGCGCATCGATATCGGTGGGGTGTCGCTGGGCGAACAGCGCCCGGGCAGTGTCCGGGCGTTACGCCGCGACGAAATCGGCCAGCTGTACAAGGCGGTTGGGCTGTGAGCGGCATGAGCGTATTGAGTGAAACGAGCGGACGAGCGTAGTGAGTGTTGGAACGAGCGGAACGAGCGTAGTGAGTGCCGGAACGAGCGGAACGAGCGGAACGAATGAGCCCGCGCCGGTCGGGTTAGTCGTCGCGATCGACGGCCCGGCCGGCACCGGAAAATCCTCGGTGTCAAGGGGATTGGCTCGCGGTCTGGGATCACGGTTCCTGGACACCGGGGCGATGTACCGGATGGTCACCCTGGCGGTGCTGCGCGCCGGAATCGACCCGGCCGACGAGCAGGCGGTGGCCGACTGCGCGGCGAGCGCGCAGTTGTCGGTGGGATACGACCCCGACTCCAGCAAGTTTTTCCTTTCGGGAGAAGACGTTTCCGCCGAGATCCGCGGTGACGACGTGACACGGGCGGTCTCGGCGGTCTCGGCCGTGTCGTCGGTGCGCCAGCGGCTGGTCAATCTGCAGCGCGCGATGGCCGAGGGGACGGGCAGCATCGTCGTGGAGGGCCGCGACATCGGCACCGTGGTGTTCCCCGATGCGCGGGTGAAGATCTTCCTGACCGCGTCGGCCGAGACGCGGGCACGGCGGCGCAACGACCAAAACGTCGCGTCCGGGCTGGCCGACAACTACGAGGCGGTGCTGGCCGATGTGCGTCGGCGCGACCACCTCGACTCGACCCGGGCGGTGTCGCCGTTGCGCGCGGCGGCGGACGCGATCGTCGTCGACACCAGCGAGATGACCGAGGCCGAGGTGATCGCTCACCTGACCGAGTTGGTGACGCAGCGAAGCGGTGCGGCGCGGTGACGCAAGACGGCACCTGGTCCGACGAAAGCGATTGGGAGCTCGACGACGCCGATCTGGCCGACCTGGCCGAGGCCGCGCCTGCCCCGGTGTTAGCGATCGTGGGCCGGCCCAACGTCGGAAAGTCAACCCTGGTCAACAGGATCCTGGGCCGGCGCGAAGCCGTGGTGCAGGACATCCCGGGCGTGACGCGTGACCGCGTCTCCTACGACGCCTTGTGGAATGGACGCCGGTTCGTCGTCCAAGACACCGGGGGATGGGAGCCCGACGCCAAGGGGCTACAGCAGCTGGTGGCCGAACAGGCGTCGGTGGCGATGCGCACCGCCGACGCGGTGGTCCTGGTGGTCGATGCCACCGTCGGTGCCACCACCGCCGACGAGGCGGCAGCCCGCATCCTGCTGCGCTCGGGCAAACCGGTGTTCCTGGCGGCCAACAAGGTCGACAGCGACAAGGCCGAAGCCGACGCGGCGGCCTTGTGGTCGATGGGCCTCGGCGAGCCCCACGCCATCAGCGCCATGCACGGCCGCGGCGTGGCCGATCTGCTCGACACGGTGTTGAAAAAGCTGCCCGAGGTGGCCGAGTCGGTCTCCGCGGGCGGCGGGCCGCGGCGGGTGGCGCTGGTCGGCAAGCCCAACGTGGGTAAGAGCTCGCTGTTGAACAAGCTGGCCGGCGACGAGCGCTCGGTGGTGCACGACGTCGCGGGCACAACCGTCGACCCGGTGGACTCGCTGATCGAACTGGGCGGCAAGGTGTGGCGGTTCGTCGACACCGCGGGTTTGCGCCGCAAGGTCGGCCAGGCCAGCGGACACGAGTTCTATGCCTCGGTACGCACGCGCGGGGCCATCGACGCCGCCGAGGTGGTGGTGCTGCTGATCGATGCCTCCCAACCGCTCACCGAACAGGACCTGCGGGTGCTGTCGATGGTGATCGAAGCGGGCCGGGCGGTGGTGCTGGCCTACAACAAGTGGGATCTGGTCGACGAGGACCGGCGCGACCTGCTCGACCGCGAGATCGATCGCGAGCTGGTGCAGATCCGCTGGGCGCAACGGGTCAACATCTCCGCCAAGACCGGACGCGCCGTGCAGAAACTGGTGCCGGCGATGGAGACCGCACTGGCATCCTGGGACACCAGGATCCCGACCGGCCCGTTGAACAGCTGGATCAAAGAGGTGGTGGCGGCCACCCCGCCGCCGGTGCGCGGCGGCAAGCAGCCGCGGATCCTGTTCGCCACCCAGGCCACCGCCCGCCCGCCGACGTTCGTGCTGTTCACCAGCGGCTTCCTGGAAGCCGGCTACCGGCGGTTCTTGGAGCGGCGGCTGCGCGAGACGTTCGGGTTCGAGGGCAGCCCCATCCGGATCAATGTTCGGGTCCGCGAAAAGCGGGGGGCCAAGCGCCCCGGCAGGCGCTAGGCCCGCGGACCTGGGCTCGGGCCCAGGTGTCGCGCAGGTCACTCGGGCCTTGCGCGGAGGCGTGGTTGGACTGAGGTAGGCTTTCGACCTGCTGCCGATGCAGACATCGGCGGCAACGGGCTGTGGCGCAGTTTGGTAGCGCACTTGACTGGGGGTCAAGTGGTCGCAGGTTCAAATCCTGTCAGCCCGACGCAAGTCAGATGCATTTTTTGGCCGTCTGACCGTCCGTTTCCGGTCGTTTGACCCACATGTTTGACCCAAACCAGCTCTAGAAGGCACCCCTAAACCCGTTTGCTGTGCGGCGGACAATCGACCCATGACATGCGACGGATCTACCGGGGAGCCTCCCGAATCGGTGAAGGCTCGCGGCATCGTTGACCGGGCGACCGGGATTGAGAAAGCCCGCGCCACTCGTCAGTGGCTCTTTGACGCCGCGAAGGAGGTTCTTGGTTGCACGAACGACATGATTTACGACGGGCACCTTCTTGTGATGGGTCTGGCGAGTCCGCGGCCGGGTTGCACGACGGCGCGGTCCATGCCCTCGGCGCCGACAACCCGTTGGTCGCCTACACACTGTTGCGCTCGTACGCGGAGAACGCTGCCACGGTGCCTTACGGAAAGGACCACCCGGGCCAGCTTCATAGGATTCTCGGATTTGGTCGTTCACGGCCGGTCAAGGAGGGCACCATCACGAACTATGCGGAGCAAGGCGCCGACCGACTCGAATGCCTTGCCGAGCAACCAATTTACTTTTGTCGGCTCTATTAGCCCAAGGTGACCACTTCGTATAGCTGGAAGTATCCGCAGGTCGAGGCGCTCGGCGTTTAGTCTACCGGCATGGACCGCATCTGGTAGTGGGCGTGGGATCGGTACGGTGCGAGGTACTCGTGGGCGATCTTTACAATCAGTATCCTTACGCTGCTCCCGGTCTGGCTCGTGGCGTCGATGATCATTACCGCTTACGAGCACGCCAATCATTATTTCGAGACGGCTGCTTTCACCGTTGTCGCCGTGCCAGTGCTGGTGTACGCCATCGTTCTTCCTGGCCTAGGTCGACTCCGCTCCGTTGAGCGGTGGGCGGCGGCCCAGGAGGTCGATCGGGCGACAGCTCTGGCGGACACCTACAGGTACGTTCGGGAAACGTTCTTCCGGGCCATGGTCGTCACCGCCGTTTGGGCCACTATCCTTGCGGTCGTTGTCGGTGCGATCGCCGGAGCGACCTGGTGGCGGGTCGTCCAGTACGGCGTATGGGGTGCTGTCCTCGGAGCCACCACCCAGCTGGCCGCGAGCCACAGCTTCTCGGAAGTATCCCTACGGCCAGCGCGGGCCGCGTTAGCCGGTGATACGGGGATCGGTGATTCCCTGCCGCGCTCTCGCCCGACTTTTGCCGCCTGGTCCAACATGTTCATGCTGGGCGTCGCTTTCGTCTTCGCCCTGGCGGGCGCGATGCTGGCGGCTGTGTTCCATCGGGTCGGTGAGGTTCCCCTGCTCGCTGTCGTCATCGCCATTAGCTTGGCATTTGGCATGGGGCTGCCGATCACCGTCGGCGCCGGGTTTTCGCCTTCCCTCCAACCGATTCGCGACCTTGCCGAAGGCACCAAACGTGTTGCGGTCGGTGACTACA is from Mycobacterium marinum and encodes:
- the der gene encoding ribosome biogenesis GTPase Der, which codes for MTQDGTWSDESDWELDDADLADLAEAAPAPVLAIVGRPNVGKSTLVNRILGRREAVVQDIPGVTRDRVSYDALWNGRRFVVQDTGGWEPDAKGLQQLVAEQASVAMRTADAVVLVVDATVGATTADEAAARILLRSGKPVFLAANKVDSDKAEADAAALWSMGLGEPHAISAMHGRGVADLLDTVLKKLPEVAESVSAGGGPRRVALVGKPNVGKSSLLNKLAGDERSVVHDVAGTTVDPVDSLIELGGKVWRFVDTAGLRRKVGQASGHEFYASVRTRGAIDAAEVVVLLIDASQPLTEQDLRVLSMVIEAGRAVVLAYNKWDLVDEDRRDLLDREIDRELVQIRWAQRVNISAKTGRAVQKLVPAMETALASWDTRIPTGPLNSWIKEVVAATPPPVRGGKQPRILFATQATARPPTFVLFTSGFLEAGYRRFLERRLRETFGFEGSPIRINVRVREKRGAKRPGRR
- a CDS encoding segregation/condensation protein A produces the protein MNGTESSAAEPQNRYPDGFRVRLTNFEGPFDLLLQLIFAHRLDVTEVALHQVTDDFIAYTKAIGAQLDLEETTAFLVVAATLLDLKAARLLPAGRMDDEEDLALLEVRDLLFARLLQYRAFKHVAEMFAELEATALRSYPRGVSLEDRYATLLPEVMLGVDAERFAQIAAVALTPRPVPTVAIGHLHEQTVSVPEQAKHLLTMLESRGTGQWASFSELVADCTAPMEIVGRFLALLELYRSRAVAFDQSEPLGVLQVSWTGERPTSEALVEVRDQ
- the cmk gene encoding (d)CMP kinase, which codes for MSAGTSGTSGTNEPAPVGLVVAIDGPAGTGKSSVSRGLARGLGSRFLDTGAMYRMVTLAVLRAGIDPADEQAVADCAASAQLSVGYDPDSSKFFLSGEDVSAEIRGDDVTRAVSAVSAVSSVRQRLVNLQRAMAEGTGSIVVEGRDIGTVVFPDARVKIFLTASAETRARRRNDQNVASGLADNYEAVLADVRRRDHLDSTRAVSPLRAAADAIVVDTSEMTEAEVIAHLTELVTQRSGAAR
- a CDS encoding pseudouridine synthase, whose protein sequence is MTDTEDFEQERGIRLQKVLSQAGIASRRAAEKLIIDGRVEVDGQVVTELGTRVDPDTSLIRVDGVRVILDDSLVYLALNKPRGMHSTMSDDRGRPCIGDLIERKVRGNKNLFHVGRLDADTEGLILLTNDGELAHRLMHPSHEVPKTYLATVAGTVPRGLGKKLRAGIELEDGPVRVDGFAVVDAIPGKTLVRVTLHEGRNRIVRRMLAAVGFPVQALVRIDIGGVSLGEQRPGSVRALRRDEIGQLYKAVGL
- a CDS encoding ParA family protein yields the protein MNDQPDSGVSVGLTGRPPRAIPDPKPLNSHGPAKVVAMCNQKGGVGKTTSTINLGAALAEYDRRVLLVDMDPQGALSAGLGVAHYELEKTIHNVLVEPRVSVDDVLIHTRVKNLDLVPSNIDLSAAEIQLVNEVGREQTLGRALYPVLDRYDYVLIDCQPSLGLLTVNGLACADGVVIPTECEYFSLRGLALLTDTVEKVRDRLNPRLDISGILLTRYDPRTVNSREVMARVVERFGDLVFDTVITRTVRFPETSVAGEPITTWAPKSTGALAYRALAREFIDRFGV
- a CDS encoding TenA family transcriptional regulator, with product MSRFDRLVASTTEVYDKRIDNHPGLALVLEGRMKREHYIRYLREIYHVVCHTTRIYSLAGARLGNEDRKLRDWFFEESHEENNHDLMAVNDLRAYGEDPERVLAEPPMAGAWGIISQGYYLATYGNPLGILGVASVTEAVGATLTGTVARALVEQYGFEPKQTTFLRAHSGFDVKHLEDVKKAVNNLVRDSDFDSIVQGRRMTIHFYSQMFDDILEASTV
- the scpB gene encoding SMC-Scp complex subunit ScpB translates to MTEQVPDPELGSELSSGIPDIAEPAEMDPEELGSVLEALLLVIDTPVTAETLATVIDQPVYRVVAKLRLMADELIERDSGIDLRHNSEGWRLYTRSRFAPYVEKLLLDGARTKLTRAALETLAVVAYRQPVTRARVSAVRGVNVDAVMRTLLARGLITEVGNDEDSGAVTFATTELFLERLGLTSLTELPDIAPLLPDIDSIEDLSASLDTDPRFMKLAGGQPSDQSVTFDVDRD